A stretch of DNA from Maridesulfovibrio sp.:
TACCCGTGATCATGAATCCGGTTTTCCTGGATCGAAAGTCATGGATTCAGGCAGACTGTTCTATTCCCGGTAATCATAGTGTGTTATTAATGTTTTGTTAGGCCGTGGTTTCGCAACCTTTAGTTGAATGAGGTATATACTTTGATCAAAAAAATATTTTTATTAACGGTTATGCTTGTCCTGGCAGGCAATTATGCAGCTTTTGCTGCTGCTGAGAGAGTGGTCTTCTATCCTTCCGGGGCTGAGTACTCCTGTGTGACCAGAGCTCAGGTCAAAAGTGATGAGAACGGTGAGTACGTTCTGTTTACTTTAACAGGGCAGGCGAGTCCTGATACCTTTATTGTTGCCTCAAGGACTGACGGAGTTGCCGTTAATGATGTCTCGTGGACATCAAGCCGTCTTTCACTCTCTCCGGACGCTCAGGATACCGGCCGGAAAATCGATCAGTTGAAATTCAAGCTGGCCACTATTCTGGCCGAAAAAAAGGCCGTTGACGGAGGCATTTCATTCTGGAATGAGCAGGGGGCCGGCAAGGAAATCAGGACTTCCGAACTGGAAAAAATATCCGGTATGGTGGTCGGGAATCTAACTTCCTTGTACGAAAAGGCCGCCGGTCTTGATGTGAAGATCAGGGAGACCGGAGAACTGATAAAAGAGCTTGAACGCAAACTGGCTGAAATGAGCGGACCAGGACGGAAAATCTGGCTGGTTCGTGTTTCTGTCGCTGCCGGCGGGGTCAAAAGCGCCGAATTCAGGATCGGTTATATGCTCGGCAATTGCGGTTGGACTCCCAAGTACAAGATTGATGCTTTTCCTGATCCCAAAGAGGTCAGGTTTTCATTCGAGGCGGAAATCCGGCAGGGCAGTGGCATGGATTTCAAAAATTGCGAAGTGGCCCTTGCAACGGTAAAGAAGCGTTCACGCATCTCTCCTCCCTCATTGTCCCGCTGGGTGATTGCGCCAAGAAAAGAGCCCGAAGCCCGGTTTGCCTTTGATGCGGCCGAAGAACAGATGGCAGTGGCAATGGCTCCGAGGATGGTTGAGGCCAAAGCGGCAGCGAATGTGCGGGAAATAAAGGCTACATACTCGTTGTGGCAACTTGGCAAGAAAACAATTCCGGCCGGATCTACGCGGAAGTTTGCTGTTGAATCGGAGACCTGGAAGTCCGAATTTTCGTTTATGGCCCGCCCTTCGCTCAGTCCCGATGTCTTTGTTTCGGCAAAGTCCGTTCTTGAAGAAGCCAAGGATTATCCTCAAGGCGAAGCCATTGTTTTTATGGAAGGCGCCATGATCGGAAAACAGCATTTTGTCTTTGCCGGAAAAGAAAAAGAGATGTTTTTCGGCTCCGATCCCATGCTCAAGGCTGAGCGCAAGACTCTGGAAAAGCAGTCCGGCGAAAAAGGCCTGTTCGGCTCAAAACAGACATACAATTGGAAGTACGCTATTCAGCTTGAAAACAGCCGCAGGAATCCGGTTAAAATCACAGTGCAGGAAGCTGCGCCCATTTCCGGCGACAAGCGTATCAAACTGGAGTCTTCCACCAACCCCACTGCCAAGGTTGAGG
This window harbors:
- a CDS encoding DUF4139 domain-containing protein; this translates as MIKKIFLLTVMLVLAGNYAAFAAAERVVFYPSGAEYSCVTRAQVKSDENGEYVLFTLTGQASPDTFIVASRTDGVAVNDVSWTSSRLSLSPDAQDTGRKIDQLKFKLATILAEKKAVDGGISFWNEQGAGKEIRTSELEKISGMVVGNLTSLYEKAAGLDVKIRETGELIKELERKLAEMSGPGRKIWLVRVSVAAGGVKSAEFRIGYMLGNCGWTPKYKIDAFPDPKEVRFSFEAEIRQGSGMDFKNCEVALATVKKRSRISPPSLSRWVIAPRKEPEARFAFDAAEEQMAVAMAPRMVEAKAAANVREIKATYSLWQLGKKTIPAGSTRKFAVESETWKSEFSFMARPSLSPDVFVSAKSVLEEAKDYPQGEAIVFMEGAMIGKQHFVFAGKEKEMFFGSDPMLKAERKTLEKQSGEKGLFGSKQTYNWKYAIQLENSRRNPVKITVQEAAPISGDKRIKLESSTNPTAKVEDNNFEWQVDVPAGGKADIEYSVQMKAPDDMKLNLGSGQ